The Mytilus galloprovincialis chromosome 3, xbMytGall1.hap1.1, whole genome shotgun sequence genomic interval ATGATCTTTGCAAATTCATACAATATTGCTACTTGGTAATTGATGTCCTCAGGGATTAAATGTCCACCAGCAAAGACATCGACCAAATGGTTATAAAAGTGGGGCGATAAGTACAAGAGGGtcattcaaattcatagatcgaaaataaactgaatacgtcatgactaaaaaagaaatagacaaatagtacacaaaacacaacatagaaaatttaagGCAAAGCAACCCGAACCCGatcaaaaactggggtgatctcatgtgcacCGGAGGGGTAAGAATATCGCgatccacatgttgcacccgtcttATTGCTCATGTTAGTTCAAACCTGGAAACAAGTCTAatggaattgtagttacgacattaggacCATTGTATCTGTCTTTAGTCAAGAACCTGAtgctcagtggttgtcgtttgttgatgtggttcattgggTTTtcctttctcgttttttatatagattaaaccattgttttcccgtttgaatggttttacattagtcatgCTAGGACCCTTTATAGctagctgttcggtgtgagccaatgctctgtgttgaagaccatactttgccCTACTTCAGtagaattgtttacttttataaattgtggcttggatggagagataggtctcataccacatcttcttatatctatatccgcaatcatctgtaaaacggataTTCCTTAAATGTCAACTTACTCGTTATAGCGTCCGTAAAATacacgaagggatgatttcaacttcaccatttagaactttTGATTTAATAGCATTCtcaggagcagcaaccctctttcaaggaaatcatgacaggaaatacaagctagggaatattgtatcaattttgAGATGTAAACCTTGTATGCATGCGCTGTTTGATTGTTGGTACatgaaatggaaagttaacaacTGGGAAGCTGAACTCATCTTTTTCGtcgtaaagtgttgttttcaaccaaccatcattgtcaatttgtagatgttagtcaagatataaTGCAGACATAACTGTATCAGTATTATCCTTCATGTAAGTTCGTTGCAATAGATGCATTCATCAGTCaccaagtttttaaaattttcagtgAGAAAACaccatctatatagcgaaaagaaAGTTAAAAGATACTCTCTCTTCCTTCGAAATTCCTGtttgaagtcagcctcataagaaCAAAAGAGCAAGTTGGCAAGAATAGAAGTGATCAGAAGTAGTTCCTAAtggaatgccgatagtttgtTGAAATTATGTCCTCCAAACATAACAATATATAAtgttaatcaagaaatcaagcatcttgataatatcggtttcagagactTTTTGGTTTGAATCAGATTCAgatgattttttacaaagtctgatttatccctcccttagacaagatacttgtatctatgtTGGCCATTCTCTTCTCTTGAAATGAAGCAacaccaactctttcaatttgtctttaagtttggaatggGGAAAAGTTTAAACGATTTGTGGTTAATATTCCAACCAAGAGGAAAGtcaaataaactgttatcacagagatatgtctcgcttttttgtaatttccataatgcaaatgttgaaattaaaataccaACACTTTAACATTTAAGTTTtactaaacaatctccatggaaatgagatatgccaatactaatacaactgcataccaattatcattgacctaccacttgttgTTCCCCATAAaccgacctaatcacaaacttatacatgaaaactaagctaaaattttaaagtaaatagaGCAAAACTGAGGGGCGGGTCAAAATCATATCCATgataatgagatgtgccaatactaatacaactgcataccaaatatctttaacctaccactagtggttcaccataaactatacctaatcacaaactaatacattgttgacgcagCTGACCCCTTAGACTGACCTAATCAAACTTATACACTGTTCATACTGCCACTGATGCTGCTGGAAACAGCTTGCCAACATCTTGGTTTTTATTAATTCTTCCAGTGGTCAGAaaaactgatatttgtttaaatgatgTGTGGTTAATATTTCAAccaaaaggaaaattcaaatgtaaatcattttctacataagaaaatgcctgtaccaagtcaggaatatgacagttgttatccattaatttgatttgtattatctcttaattttgccatttgattaaggactttcagttttgaattttcctctgagttcagtatttttgtgattttaatatttttttttcacacaagcTAGTTAAGTTAGATTGAGTGTCCATTTCTCAGCATCCCTTTTGGTCATGTTGCAAAATACTTCATACAATATTCaacagaaacattcaaaacttgaaattctatcatttaaggtagatagggtgtcttcctccatcttggattttgaaatactagaaaacaaggtctagatctttgataaaatgtgcaaatttttatagtagtaggtaattcatgtgtaagaattgtcatcaaaatatagaaaatgccatgtttgatcatatttatgattgtattttacaaaaaaaagaattgttttgttttattcatttttttccaactttgtcaaataaggggaggcaactcaaatgcaagggcagataattcagatagtgttactttttctatagaatgtgttaggaatttacccatttttacatgtagcaagaaaacgagtccggtgaccccattttttctttttcttatctgaaagcataatattgggGCTATCttgtcatattttatctcaaaattctatggtgtgggttgcgttttatggcggaaaattgggttttccatgcataatctatacaaaatcttgacaattttgcacaacctgtagtgtgaaaataagtctggtgacccattctttttattactgtttttaaacaagcaggatatgaactacattttggcaaattatttaaagattctatggattataatttagacaccccatctaccttaattatagaaaaaaaactagatatcattgagatgggagccatctctgtgggccccgctgtgaataatgtgcattaaaatatctttaccataggacataggtttgtcaactgaaatcaaagtttttgaccttgacctttgacctaggaagttgtaaataaattatgacacaccctttggtgttggtttataaacatgtcaagtataaactttgaaatgataaccgttctcaagatatagagcggacacgatctttaccataggacatggggttgtcaactgaaaccaaagtttttgaccttgacctttgacctaggaagttgcacataaattatgacacaccctttggtgttggtttatatacatgtcaagtataaactttgaaatgataacggttctcaagatatagagcggacacgatctttaccataggacattgggttgtcaactgaaaccaaagtttttgacattgacctttgacctaggaagttgcacataaattatgacacaccctttggtgttggtttatatacatgtcaagtataaactttgaaatgataacggttctcaagatatagagcggacacaatctttaccataggacatggggttgtcaactgaaaccaaagtttttgaccttgaactttgccctaagcagtcgttcataaattatgacacaccctctggtgttggttcatatacatgtcaagtataaactttgaaatcataacggttctcaagatatagagcggacacgatcttcaccacaggacacagggttgtcaactgaaaccaaagttttttgaccttgacctttgacctaggaagttgtacatacatcatgacacgccctctggtggtggttaataaacatgtaaaagtataaagtattaaatcataatggttctctagatatggagcggacacaaagtgttacggacggacggacagactgatcactatagggcgacccgcctttggcggtGCCCTAATAAGTGTCGTTAAgtgtattttaaattttcagtaaatattcttttaaaatcaagggcagataattatattgaatttGTTCATGAAGTTTAACCAAAAAATGTGTCCATAAacaggcataactctagaatcgTTAAAGTGAcaccatcaaaattcaaacttgatctgtattttgtggtataagctattttgtttaagtttcataacatttggttgaggtaaactgAAGTTAGAGAATGCAAACAATATATTGagcaatttttatgtttataaagggggataactcaagaactgtaaaagtgactccacccaatttcaaacttgatctgtattgtgtggtaatgagcattgtgtttaagtttcatatcatttggtttATGCAAACTAAAGTAACAGAACAGAAAcgaaacaaaaaaatcagcaatttttccatttgtaaaggaacATAACTCTAAAACGGTTAAAGTAACACCACCAAAGTTCAAAGTTGGTCTGTGTTTTGGGATAATAAGCTTTGTTAATAAgtgtcataacatttggttgaggcaaactaaagttacagAATGAAAATCAACTTTGGGATGTACAGACATATGTAGGTACGTACATACGGACAATCCCTTCACTACCGCAGGGACATTAAAAGGTCAGTTTTTAAATactgaaattttaaatttcattgaccCAGAAGTcttaaacaaaagtttaaaaaaaatctattttcaaacAATTAGACACCCCAGCTTCCTCAATGGAAGTGTATGCATAGATCTAAGCAGATGAAGTAGGTTTTTATCTAAGGTGGacaatgaaaaaacaaatttattagtTTAGTATATGAACACAGAAAATTGataatctttaattttaaaatcccATATGAAAAGTACAGTAGCTAATTCAGTATAGAAAAAATTAgttcaattaaaatatttttacatattgtatataaaaagtgtccttcaactgaaaattttgtcaattttcatttctttttactTGGTTTTGACAGGAGAGATGGTGGAATTTGATCCTCTGTAAGGCTTTTTACAGAAAAAAGTCTTTCAGCTCTTTGCTCCAGATTCCCACCACATTTCATTTTTCTGTCAATCAAAGCAAGCTTAAGACGATCTAAACCAAGAGCTTGAAGATCTTCTATTGAATTGAAATCGTCAAGATTAACTGGCCCCTGTACCTGTTcatcctgcaaaaaaaaaaagatcaacatatTTAAGAATTATAAGTTATTATCATTTTATTGTAAGTCTCTGACAACCttcatcagatttttttaaactCTTCTTTCAATATGTAAAATGATATGTCTCCTTTGCAAAGGTATGACCTATATATTAAAGGGAGctaataaattcaaaatacagACTAATTAATGAAAACACTGAAAGTATCCTAGTACCATACCAGCACAAATAATAAAAGTGGCTTCtataataagataactatatcaGTCGGGTCAAGATAGGTTTAAGTTGCCTAcaaagaattaatttttttaaaaaatcgtaagggttccacggaacccagtgtctcgcctacttttgctgtaaatagcaagctcaacaaaaatgaggaaaaaatcaataaaaatattcctcttgatgcTATCTTTTGATTAttagaagcttctgtccaagtttggtaaaaatcaaggatagtttatgaatctaataaatgttttaaaatttttttaactACAGACTGTATgaaatgttaactggaagaaaaactaagtccattcataagtaaaatacagatacacaggtacaaaatattaacaaaatttccttctagatactagctattgatcataaacaagcttctgtccaaatttggtacagatttaaaatagtataagaaagttattaaattacagagtgaatgtgttgtttcctggcagaaaatctaagtccatttaaaagtaaaatacggaaaaaatggatttatttttcacaaaatttatttctggattctatcttatgatcataaacaagcttctgtccaagtttggtagaaatccagtatagtttaagaaagttattaaaatttcaaaaactttaaccacagagtgaatatttgtggacaccgcAGCCGCCGACAGCATGTCAGATCGCTTAGTcttgctttttcgactaaagtcgaaggctcgacaaaaatgaagtaaaaataaaaaaaagtctggaCTTTATGATGTTTATATCATCATGGATAAACAACAAAACTTCAAGGTCAACAGATGTAAGGCAATCCACATAGAGCAAAATATACTCTCAATCTGGTGCTAGAGGTTGCACAAGTTTGCTGTTAGGTTAAATGTAAGCTTTTGATTTATAAACCACAATTATGAGTCGAATACCAACATATCAACTCCCTGTGcaacatacaaatgtacatgtatatgttttttataacatttacttGGATGGCATTCTTTACCATTTTTTTaggatttttatttttgtcatgtttatatcTAGATTAAATCAATCTATTTCTCAAAATTAGTTACAAAATCTTTACCTACCTTTGTACATGTTTCTTTAACCTCTTCTGTATTAATCTGAGGTGGTACCTTCTTCAGGGAGTCGAGTAAACCTATAGATGTTTCACTTTGTGTAATGGAATCCTTTCTAACATCATCCtgttcttgttttttgtttatttcagttttttgCATATCTTTACTATCTCCATCGCACATGTTTTTGTGTTCACTGGTGTTTAAATTGTCTTGTGTATCCTGTTGTTTACTAATGTCATCATTTTGTGGGTAGGGATcacaactatcttcattactgggTATTGGAGAACTATCTTCCTGTCCTGGTAAAGAAGTTTCTGAATCCTCATCTGAGTCAAGGTCACTGAGGTTATCAATGTCAATTCCTAAcctgtagaaaaaaatatttgtactaTAATCACTTGATGAAATAAATCACATTTCACATACTATTTTCTGATAAGCTGACACTGTTCATTTACATTATGGTTTGATGACAAATCAGATGAAAAAGATGATTTGTGATCATAGATTATTATGATGTTCCACTACAAAATGAATTCTTAGAAACTATGAACATTCATAATTAGCTAATAAATCTTATTTTATGATTTCTTTGGTCTTGAAAACCTTTGATAGATTAATTATTCTTTGCAACTAAGTAAAGTTTGTCATGTGTTAACCACATCATATTGAATTGTGCAATGTCTTGTCTACTTCATTAATTAGAAGTAAATATGTTGAAATTCTTATAACATATGTCAAGCAAACTAAACAACGAtctatgaaaaagaggtcaaggccAAGTCACCATTGGTAGACAGACACCTACACATAACACAGAAGGTGTTAAAATCACTAACTTGGGATACAACTTTGAAAAACTCCCTCTCAGGTAACAAATGGTTTTTATTGTATTGATTGTCCTTGATTGGCATGGACAATAGATATCTACACGTCTATAGGTGAGTTAAAGGTAactgagtggacagtatcaaatgcaattcaggtgtttgtttatttttacaccttctgcacgaaggaaaaaaaatgccaataaaaaattcaaaaatgatttatctttctgatatgcaaaataaatttccATATTTATGAATTTGTTACATGTATGATGAACCTTAAACCTGACTATAAAGCAAAAGCTTTGTACAAAAAGATTACGCTGTCACCTCTGAATTGAAAACCCTGTCTTGCATTTTATGACTTTCGTCCAAGGCCACACAAAAATCAAATTGTTGGACCAAATAGTCTATTTACGTTCTGACCAAGAAGTGCACCTATAAgtgttttagaaataaaattgagaattgaaatggggaatgtgtcaaattgACAACAACCAAAACAAAGAACAGTGTTCAGCTGAAGTTCCCCAAtaagtcttcaacacagcaagaaaataaCGCATCAGGAGACAGGCTTCATCTGGCCCCTTAAcacaaatatgtactagttcatggaaaatggacatcatacattactacaaaacatataaataaactaagataaaaaaaaagtataactaTAAACAagagccagaggctcctgacttttgaCCGGAGCAAAAATACagcaggattaaacatgttagaaaGTATTCTTTAGTAGATTATTACAGTATCTGTTATATAACATAAGTAAGTACTACCATTCTGTTTTCTTTGCTGATTTTACAGTAGGTTGTGAATCAGTTCCTGTTGTTTTTCTCTTAACACCACTAGTTGTAGCTGTTTCTGAAGTTACTGTACAAGATGGTATTGTCTTGCTAACTTTTTGAAGACCTGAATAAGAATGAATTAAGATAAGTTCcattaagaatatatatgtatataatatatatccgtttatcctacattgactcttaaaattcaagagtctatctaaaaatgagggtactttttatatggccttccaaataccgtttcgatccctaacatcactgaagagacatttattgtccaAATTCGGATCTggtgtattaaaaaaataatgacaccgtatgtttgtggcataaaaTCGTGACCACAAGTTAATTTTtactgtttagtattaaatttatattaagatccattttgttacatcttgtgatcaattttatttggcaatcgcccatggcagtcagcagggttaaagaacatcagttgttcgacctgttagtcaaatgcgttttgtttaaatatactttttcacttttttggtcttttggaaaatgttgtttgtgctgtttttagacccttctacaatgcaatttgttttacatgcacacatataaaaattgcggtttttatccaacgcaatcataggtttgaa includes:
- the LOC143067993 gene encoding splicing regulator SDE2-like; translation: MMSSIVVCHVTRKTFFTDINHLVLPATDCYLTCNGHIITEKAELENGQVYHVVPRLVGGKGGFGSMLRAIGAQIEKTTNHEACRDISGRRMRDVNNEKKLKEWIGQKAEKDKQREIEKQERRERRRAMPNHKFEDETYHEQRKKVAENQEDAILQGLQKVSKTIPSCTVTSETATTSGVKRKTTGTDSQPTVKSAKKTEWLGIDIDNLSDLDSDEDSETSLPGQEDSSPIPSNEDSCDPYPQNDDISKQQDTQDNLNTSEHKNMCDGDSKDMQKTEINKKQEQDDVRKDSITQSETSIGLLDSLKKVPPQINTEEVKETCTKDEQVQGPVNLDDFNSIEDLQALGLDRLKLALIDRKMKCGGNLEQRAERLFSVKSLTEDQIPPSLLSKPSKKK